One segment of Marinobacter sediminum DNA contains the following:
- a CDS encoding molybdenum cofactor biosynthesis protein MoaE yields the protein MISIQAEDFDPAVEYAALRDSGAGTGAIAIFSGLVRESGDMKGVTGLYLEHYPGMTEQVIGELIDEASNRWDVRKARVIHRVGRLGLQDQIVFVGICSAHRGDAFAACQYIMDALKTSAPFWKKELTESGEHWVEQKASDVARSKNWE from the coding sequence ATGATTTCGATACAAGCCGAGGACTTCGATCCTGCTGTTGAATATGCGGCGCTGAGGGACAGCGGCGCAGGAACAGGGGCTATTGCCATATTTTCCGGACTTGTCAGGGAAAGCGGTGATATGAAGGGGGTCACCGGGCTTTACCTTGAACACTACCCGGGCATGACCGAACAGGTAATCGGCGAATTGATTGACGAGGCATCGAATCGCTGGGACGTTCGCAAGGCGCGGGTGATTCACCGCGTTGGCCGGCTGGGTCTGCAGGACCAGATTGTCTTTGTGGGCATTTGCAGTGCCCACCGGGGCGATGCGTTTGCCGCTTGTCAGTACATTATGGACGCTTTAAAAACATCAGCGCCGTTCTGGAAGAAGGAACTGACCGAATCCGGAGAGCATTGGGTGGAGCAGAAAGCATCTGATGTGGCTCGAAGCAAGAACTGGGAATAA
- a CDS encoding molybdopterin molybdotransferase MoeA, with product MAGPNLTPVDDALTHLLSRVPVTTAVETVALQDSLDRILAEDYYVPADVPPADNSAVDGYALRKEDLGAGEPLRVSARVPAGQAPQPLAAGTAARIFTGSEIPEGADSVVMQERVDLSDNSITVSAEVEAGQNIRRQGQDLKKGALALTSGTPVRPQEMGLLASLGIARVSVMARLKVAILTTGDELVDPGTPLAPGQIYNTNRFTMLGLLASAGCEVVLCETLEDTRQATRASIQRAATQADLIITSGGVSVGEEDHVRAVLEESGELSLWRLAIKPGKPLAFGSINGTPLLGLPGNPASVLVTFLVLGMPVIRKCQGHGRTRAIGETLPAAFSVASASTRREYVRARKEIQSGETHITAYPNQSSGVMSSACWADGLAVVPEGTTVEPGDLLTYYSFAELLA from the coding sequence ATGGCTGGCCCTAACCTGACCCCCGTTGACGATGCACTCACGCACCTGCTCTCCAGAGTCCCGGTAACGACAGCCGTTGAAACGGTGGCGTTGCAGGATTCACTGGATCGCATCCTGGCGGAAGACTACTACGTGCCCGCGGATGTCCCTCCCGCCGATAACAGCGCTGTAGACGGTTATGCCCTGCGCAAAGAGGATCTCGGGGCAGGCGAGCCACTACGGGTGTCAGCACGGGTTCCGGCCGGGCAAGCCCCGCAGCCGCTGGCGGCAGGCACCGCTGCACGCATTTTTACCGGATCCGAGATACCCGAAGGTGCTGATTCTGTGGTGATGCAGGAACGGGTCGACCTTTCGGATAACAGCATCACCGTTTCTGCAGAGGTCGAGGCAGGCCAAAATATCCGGCGCCAAGGCCAGGATCTGAAAAAAGGCGCTCTGGCGCTGACCAGCGGCACGCCTGTCCGCCCGCAGGAAATGGGATTACTCGCCTCCCTCGGCATTGCGAGGGTGTCAGTAATGGCTCGCCTTAAAGTCGCCATCCTTACTACCGGCGACGAACTGGTGGATCCCGGAACTCCACTGGCCCCCGGCCAGATCTATAACACCAACCGTTTTACCATGCTGGGGCTGCTTGCGAGCGCCGGTTGCGAGGTGGTGCTCTGTGAAACGCTCGAGGATACTCGCCAGGCAACCAGGGCATCAATTCAACGAGCCGCCACCCAGGCCGATCTGATCATTACCAGTGGTGGCGTGTCTGTGGGCGAAGAAGACCATGTCCGCGCGGTTCTGGAAGAATCCGGCGAGCTTTCGCTATGGCGGCTGGCGATCAAACCCGGTAAACCTCTGGCATTCGGCTCGATCAATGGCACACCGCTCCTTGGCCTGCCGGGAAACCCTGCCTCCGTCCTGGTAACGTTTCTGGTACTCGGCATGCCCGTTATCCGCAAATGTCAGGGGCATGGCCGTACTCGGGCAATCGGTGAAACACTTCCTGCAGCTTTCAGTGTGGCCTCTGCATCGACCCGCCGGGAGTATGTCCGCGCCCGCAAGGAGATCCAGAGCGGCGAGACTCACATTACCGCCTACCCCAACCAAAGCTCGGGTGTGATGAGCTCGGCATGCTGGGCCGATGGTCTGGCTGTCGTCCCTGAAGGCACTACGGTAGAGCCTGGGGATCTGTTAACTTACTATTCATTCGCAGAATTACTGGCCTGA
- the trxA gene encoding thioredoxin TrxA, producing MSGNIVNVTDASFEQDVLQSDVPVLVDYWAEWCGPCKMIAPVLEEIADEYDGKLKICKLNIDENEQTPPKFNIRGIPTLMLFKNGNVDATKVGALSKSQLAAFLDSNL from the coding sequence ATGAGCGGAAATATCGTAAACGTAACTGACGCTTCTTTCGAACAGGACGTACTGCAGTCCGACGTTCCGGTGCTGGTAGACTACTGGGCGGAATGGTGTGGCCCTTGCAAGATGATTGCACCGGTGCTGGAAGAAATTGCCGACGAGTACGATGGCAAGCTGAAAATCTGTAAGCTGAATATCGACGAAAACGAGCAGACTCCGCCGAAATTCAACATTCGTGGTATCCCGACACTGATGCTGTTCAAGAACGGTAACGTCGATGCCACCAAAGTTGGCGCCCTGTCCAAATCCCAGTTGGCCGCCTTCCTGGACAGCAATCTCTGA
- the moaD gene encoding molybdopterin converting factor subunit 1 yields MTKENITVRFFARLREELDTEELTIPAKPGQTTGDLLAALAGRGGPWAQLQGGQPVMIAVNQAMAKPSTPVHGGDEVAFFPPVTGG; encoded by the coding sequence ATGACTAAAGAAAACATCACCGTTCGCTTTTTTGCCCGTTTGCGGGAGGAACTGGATACGGAGGAACTGACGATTCCTGCAAAACCAGGACAGACCACCGGTGATCTTCTTGCCGCTCTGGCCGGCCGGGGTGGCCCCTGGGCCCAGCTTCAGGGTGGCCAGCCAGTCATGATCGCTGTGAATCAGGCCATGGCAAAACCCTCCACTCCTGTTCATGGAGGGGATGAAGTGGCTTTCTTCCCCCCGGTTACCGGAGGCTGA
- the ppx gene encoding exopolyphosphatase, whose amino-acid sequence MTAASTAENAASSSEALAAIDIGSNSFHMVVARLVHGEIRTLEKMGEKVQLGAGLDQFNRLTEEAQERALACLRKFAQRLNGMPPESVQIVGTNALRVARNASEFIARAEEVLGYPVEIIAGREEARLIYLGVSHTLSDDIGRRLVIDIGGGSTEFIIGQRFEPQVLESLHMGCVSFRNRYFPDGKITRRQLDKAITHAEQELLNIRRHYRSVGWQSAVGSSGSIKAIANVLVSLKITDGTINLAGMQELRKRLVDMGKTDKLGELGVRSDRQSIFPAGFAILMGAFQSLGIEEMDFADGALREGLLYDIAGRIQHEDVRERTISALQERYHVDQNHGAAVEATAVAAWQQVADAWGLQTASDEEVLRWACRLHEIGLTISHSQYHKHGAYLLRYSDLPGFSQQFQRDLATLVRGHRRKFSQAIFEGVDPDDKTRLRYLCVLLRLAVLIQHPRNMESPPDVTLHAHDKKLVVEFADGWLDDRPLTLADLENERDYLAKQDFELEIAGA is encoded by the coding sequence GTGACGGCCGCATCCACCGCCGAAAACGCTGCATCTTCATCGGAAGCCCTGGCAGCCATCGACATCGGCTCCAACAGTTTCCATATGGTGGTTGCCCGACTGGTCCACGGAGAAATCCGCACCCTCGAGAAGATGGGTGAGAAAGTTCAACTTGGCGCTGGGCTGGATCAATTCAACCGGCTGACTGAGGAAGCGCAGGAACGGGCCCTGGCCTGTCTGAGAAAATTTGCGCAGCGCCTCAACGGCATGCCCCCGGAATCGGTCCAGATTGTCGGTACCAACGCGCTAAGAGTCGCCCGCAATGCCTCTGAGTTCATAGCCCGAGCCGAAGAGGTCCTGGGTTATCCGGTAGAGATCATCGCCGGCCGGGAGGAAGCTCGCCTGATCTATCTCGGGGTTTCCCATACGCTGTCTGACGATATCGGTCGTCGTCTTGTCATTGATATCGGTGGCGGCAGCACGGAGTTCATTATTGGCCAGCGCTTTGAACCCCAGGTTCTGGAAAGCCTGCACATGGGCTGCGTGTCGTTTCGCAACCGCTACTTCCCCGACGGCAAGATTACCCGTCGACAGCTGGATAAGGCGATCACCCACGCGGAGCAGGAGCTCCTGAACATCCGGCGGCATTATCGGTCAGTGGGTTGGCAGAGCGCGGTGGGCTCGTCCGGCTCGATCAAGGCCATTGCCAATGTTCTGGTGAGCCTGAAGATTACCGATGGCACCATCAACCTCGCGGGCATGCAGGAGCTGCGTAAGCGGCTGGTCGATATGGGCAAGACCGACAAACTTGGAGAGCTGGGCGTGCGCTCTGACCGCCAGAGTATTTTCCCGGCCGGTTTCGCCATTCTGATGGGAGCGTTTCAGTCCCTGGGCATTGAGGAAATGGATTTTGCCGATGGTGCCCTGCGCGAGGGCCTGCTCTACGACATCGCCGGCAGAATCCAGCACGAAGACGTACGCGAGCGGACCATTTCCGCCCTGCAGGAACGCTATCATGTCGATCAGAATCACGGAGCAGCCGTAGAAGCCACCGCTGTAGCCGCCTGGCAACAGGTAGCGGACGCCTGGGGGCTGCAAACCGCCAGTGACGAGGAAGTCCTGCGCTGGGCCTGCCGCCTTCACGAGATTGGCCTGACTATTTCCCATAGCCAGTATCACAAGCATGGCGCCTATTTGCTGCGTTATTCCGACCTGCCTGGCTTCAGCCAGCAATTTCAGCGGGACCTGGCTACCCTGGTACGGGGCCATCGGCGCAAGTTCTCGCAGGCAATCTTTGAGGGTGTGGACCCGGATGACAAAACACGGCTTCGCTATCTCTGCGTCCTGCTGAGACTTGCGGTTCTCATCCAGCATCCGCGCAACATGGAATCGCCACCGGACGTAACCCTTCATGCCCACGACAAGAAGCTGGTGGTGGAATTCGCGGACGGCTGGCTTGATGACCGCCCTCTGACGCTGGCTGATCTGGAGAACGAGCGGGACTACCTTGCCAAACAGGATTTTGAACTGGAAATCGCCGGCGCCTGA
- a CDS encoding ATP-binding cassette domain-containing protein, with product MLTITDLSLQRGGVWLLESVNLTVQPGQRVAIVGANGAGKSSLFQLLLGQLSPEQGSISLPGGCRIAHMAQEFEASGRSARDFVLDGDIDLRRLEAELADAEGRGDDHALARIHGELDVHEAWSAPRRAESLLRGLGFTDDDADRPVSAFSGGWRIRLNLAQALMRPSDLLLLDEPTNHLDLDACLWLENWLRRYSGTLLFISHDRDFMDRVATHVVHFDQRNLDIYTGNYSAFEGQRSERLAQQQAGFERQQARIAEIQRFIDRFKAKATKARQAQSRVKSLERMEKIAPAHIDSPFSFEFPLAEKVSNPLLSIRNGSAGHGDVTILDGINIALLPGSRVGLLGPNGAGKSTLMDALRGEATLLSGERTCGEHLAIGYFAQHQLESLDLDASPFLHLQRLEPRASEQRVRNFLGGFDFHGDQALSPIRSFSGGEKARVALAVIAWQKPNLLLLDEPTNHLDLEMRQALTMALQNFEGAIVVVSHDRHLLRNTVDEFWLVNDGRVAEYEGDLEDYERWLADRRKDETEAPKRQSESRQGGGDSDAEVAVGESADDRKSRKRAEAALRQKLSPYRKKQTALERKMDTLQETLRVLESDLSDPTLYDASGKARLQELLGKQAEAKGRLEDMEAEWLDVSETVESMEAELAG from the coding sequence ACTCGGGCAACTGTCACCGGAGCAGGGCAGTATCTCGCTCCCGGGAGGTTGTCGCATTGCCCATATGGCCCAGGAATTTGAGGCATCCGGGCGAAGTGCGAGGGATTTCGTGCTTGATGGCGATATCGATCTCCGTCGTCTCGAGGCTGAACTCGCTGACGCAGAGGGCCGGGGAGATGATCACGCCCTCGCCCGTATCCACGGCGAACTGGATGTGCACGAGGCCTGGTCGGCGCCGCGTCGGGCAGAGTCCCTGTTGCGCGGTCTTGGGTTTACCGACGACGATGCGGATCGCCCGGTGTCGGCGTTTTCCGGTGGCTGGCGCATACGCCTGAATCTTGCCCAGGCCCTTATGCGGCCATCGGATCTGCTGTTGCTGGACGAGCCCACTAACCATTTGGACCTCGACGCATGCCTGTGGCTGGAAAACTGGCTGCGACGCTATTCCGGCACCCTGCTCTTTATTTCCCACGACCGGGACTTCATGGATCGGGTTGCGACTCATGTGGTGCACTTTGATCAGCGTAATCTGGACATCTATACCGGCAACTACTCCGCCTTCGAAGGCCAGCGCAGTGAGCGCCTGGCCCAGCAGCAGGCGGGTTTTGAACGTCAGCAGGCTCGCATAGCCGAAATTCAACGGTTTATCGACCGCTTCAAGGCCAAGGCCACAAAAGCCCGGCAGGCACAGAGTCGGGTCAAGTCGTTGGAACGCATGGAGAAAATTGCGCCTGCTCACATTGATTCGCCGTTCAGTTTCGAGTTTCCGTTAGCAGAGAAGGTTTCCAACCCCTTGCTGTCTATCCGAAACGGGAGCGCCGGTCACGGTGACGTCACCATTCTTGATGGCATTAATATCGCCCTGCTGCCGGGAAGCCGGGTAGGGCTACTCGGCCCTAATGGCGCTGGCAAATCCACGTTAATGGATGCTCTGCGGGGTGAGGCTACCTTGTTGTCCGGTGAGCGAACCTGCGGCGAGCATCTGGCTATTGGTTATTTTGCCCAGCATCAGCTGGAGTCGCTTGATCTGGATGCGAGCCCGTTCCTGCATCTTCAACGCCTCGAGCCCAGGGCCTCGGAACAGCGGGTTCGCAATTTTCTGGGAGGATTCGATTTCCACGGAGATCAGGCTCTGAGCCCCATACGGTCCTTCTCTGGCGGTGAAAAAGCCAGGGTGGCACTGGCGGTGATTGCCTGGCAGAAGCCAAACCTGCTGTTGTTGGACGAGCCTACCAACCACCTTGATCTGGAAATGCGCCAGGCACTGACCATGGCACTGCAGAACTTTGAGGGCGCCATTGTCGTTGTCTCCCACGATCGTCATCTGCTTCGAAACACCGTCGATGAGTTCTGGCTGGTGAATGATGGCCGGGTTGCTGAATACGAGGGAGATCTCGAAGACTACGAGCGCTGGCTTGCGGACCGTCGCAAGGACGAGACCGAGGCGCCGAAGCGCCAGAGTGAGAGCCGCCAGGGAGGCGGTGATTCCGATGCAGAGGTTGCCGTCGGTGAGAGTGCGGATGACCGCAAGTCCCGTAAGCGCGCCGAAGCCGCGCTGCGCCAGAAACTCAGTCCTTACCGAAAGAAGCAGACGGCTCTGGAGCGGAAAATGGATACCCTCCAGGAAACCCTGAGGGTCCTCGAATCGGACCTCTCCGATCCGACCCTTTATGATGCGAGTGGCAAGGCCAGGCTGCAGGAACTGCTTGGTAAACAGGCGGAGGCTAAAGGCCGCCTGGAAGACATGGAGGCCGAGTGGCTGGACGTGAGCGAGACCGTGGAATCCATGGAGGCTGAACTGGCTGGGTAA